In the genome of Myxococcus stipitatus, one region contains:
- a CDS encoding pyridoxal phosphate-dependent decarboxylase family protein → MALPDPKSLNLLNHVPPRLLSAAERYLKAVPLVRDLLSKETDSLLSGLEEGLKPYRGKVPTYERLPATGRSREDVLRELEAMESKEEPRWREGKVSGAVYSGDETHIEFLNRVYGMHSQSNPLHADLWPSATKFEAEVVAMAAGMLGADAANAGRPADEHICGSMSSGGTESIMLAVKTYRDWARATKGITKPEMVAPSSAHPAFDKAAHYFGVKMVRVPVGPDYRADVAATRKALTRNTILIIGSAPGFPHGVIDPIAELSELARKKRLGFHTDACLGGFVLPFARKLGRDVPPFDFRLPGVTSMSVDTHKFGYAAKGSSVVLYRGTELRSHQYFTATEWPGGIYFSPTFSGSRPGALIAVAWASLVSTGEQGYLEATRRILDTADMVKTGIRSIPELHVLGDPLFVIAFGSETLDVFKVMERMGERGWSLNGLHKPAAVHLCVTLRHAQPGVAERFLEDLREAVAHVKAHPSEKGTMAPVYGMAAAVPFRGMVSDLLKKYMDLLYKV, encoded by the coding sequence ATGGCATTGCCAGACCCGAAGTCCCTGAACCTGCTGAACCATGTCCCGCCGCGCCTGCTCTCGGCGGCCGAGCGCTACCTCAAGGCCGTGCCGCTGGTGCGCGACCTGCTGTCCAAGGAGACGGACTCGCTCCTGTCGGGCCTCGAGGAGGGGCTCAAGCCCTACCGGGGGAAGGTCCCGACGTATGAGCGGCTGCCGGCGACGGGCCGCTCGCGGGAGGACGTGCTGCGCGAGCTGGAGGCCATGGAGTCGAAGGAGGAGCCGCGCTGGCGCGAGGGCAAGGTGTCGGGCGCCGTGTACAGCGGCGACGAGACGCACATCGAGTTCCTCAACCGCGTCTATGGCATGCATTCGCAGAGCAACCCGCTGCACGCGGACCTCTGGCCGAGCGCCACCAAGTTCGAGGCGGAGGTCGTGGCCATGGCGGCGGGCATGTTGGGCGCGGATGCGGCCAACGCGGGCCGCCCCGCCGACGAGCACATCTGCGGCTCCATGTCCTCGGGCGGCACCGAGAGCATCATGCTCGCGGTGAAGACGTACCGGGATTGGGCTCGGGCGACGAAGGGCATCACGAAGCCGGAGATGGTGGCGCCGTCCAGCGCGCATCCGGCCTTCGACAAGGCGGCGCACTACTTCGGCGTGAAGATGGTGCGAGTGCCGGTGGGACCGGACTACCGCGCCGACGTGGCGGCCACGCGCAAGGCCCTCACGCGCAACACCATCCTCATCATCGGCTCCGCGCCGGGGTTTCCCCATGGCGTCATCGACCCCATCGCGGAGCTGTCGGAGCTGGCGCGCAAGAAGCGCCTGGGCTTCCACACCGACGCGTGTCTGGGCGGCTTCGTGTTGCCGTTCGCGCGCAAGCTGGGGCGCGACGTGCCGCCGTTCGACTTCCGCCTGCCGGGCGTGACGTCCATGTCCGTGGACACGCACAAGTTCGGCTACGCGGCCAAGGGCTCGTCGGTGGTGCTGTACCGGGGCACGGAGCTGCGCTCGCACCAGTACTTCACCGCCACGGAGTGGCCCGGGGGCATCTACTTCTCGCCGACGTTCTCCGGCAGCCGCCCGGGGGCGCTCATCGCGGTGGCCTGGGCGTCGCTGGTGAGCACGGGCGAGCAGGGCTACCTGGAGGCCACGCGCCGCATCCTCGACACGGCGGACATGGTGAAGACGGGCATCCGCTCGATTCCGGAGCTGCACGTGCTGGGGGACCCGCTGTTCGTCATCGCGTTCGGCTCGGAGACGCTCGACGTCTTCAAGGTGATGGAGCGGATGGGCGAGCGGGGCTGGAGCCTCAACGGCCTGCACAAGCCCGCGGCCGTCCACCTCTGCGTCACCTTGCGGCACGCGCAGCCGGGTGTGGCGGAGCGGTTCCTGGAGGACCTCCGGGAGGCGGT